Proteins encoded by one window of Lasioglossum baleicum chromosome 4, iyLasBale1, whole genome shotgun sequence:
- the LOC143207903 gene encoding uncharacterized protein LOC143207903 isoform X2: MTETDMVDSLQESEKKAVDTMSQSEDVYAPEEPTPDIPISLLDIQMPETPESTKGQISDGDMPRLESPRLLKPVLGKVQAKKRLMAFVNKFNVLPKVPNKSALLQAYSTKASKTKSGDDKSLQNDSSTSLSVDSDSVQQFHSRHSGSGKSKKKTEEKILAIEEIRREESKSKMLLAEAMAAASLEEENFVNRNGQNLLENVKSIRDRNKQDDNVSRKSSSKSFMENKYSERRRYGREERRDSRNRESKDYNSGRERYYKGRDQRRKQKDKKDDKNKGDDVSRYEESRDRREDEKDRKDDDKDRWEDVREKKGAKEKRESVREKRSLSREKSSEVKDKKEKERDKDKGKEKDIMNLSSWSELKKCGITMDDIIDIRRRDYSDRLMKNRTAEDYIRYFDQMLLLNDCRLKRYAFTAEGLDGPKEYPPESVRVTKRGRPQVLYSENPRTSLFLSHEQILQTVAGDRREKMREICETDIARDNAEVAEKPARVRNWYPKAGICKASEKVKWQFPVNVQLPRSKWDSEDEDRLSNEVEREAEEEEEECEAKSVDIERDQETFSLRSSIIEENAKNDKTADNEDTELCIAKIVDNDNRQSTSPLLQSTGDEKLASEYEQFMKMVCTDIPTSKEFSPNTVPTKSTSPLSYHDFNIETNLSEDNNFAFAERGEKPEKVNTSNEDTLSSKETRQNVEVPEVEEDQASSSGSRIQAQQSEAVGEKSESDDSRSIPSDWENVRIKVERLSDENSDSREVRKKKRRKKVTSSSDSSSTTSSSDSEEEVKKRRRKRKLSDDYTSASDSNSSESSSSSSDSSSSDDKRKKRRKKKRKAEKRKKKAKRIAKTKKKRRRKVSVDSSNSNSSDNRKKKKAASKKAKEKREHVEKENENGDTIQKSPLQPSSPVKKIKEERKAESRKRSVEKHDLWSKEQELMRNVISDSGNKAHKNEEKRNKPEETYLEEWEVDSVIMAQQKGERMSKSGMDKIETVGDDFRKADKKDERVKKDERSKKDERLKEKCSGIVKEIIQPGTTIEEEIDVKKKKKKDKESSKSSNEFLADWEKLEKQKKEKWGETEFDTLNVLSLTQLEREVNKRQLLADEWEVDSLEAVPDLLVNKKKPARTSKKVEKEVRYDKKTDTYISIDKETSRESKKRQDRLSAMRIWEEEQEEGEREAMMLMEQKHKRKRDEWDIEEETYLREKEERKDSIEKNIPAIDSIHKEISAADSDVDACAKQDAIAARKNKKSRWDIASQAEEKIELKAPVMWEEECAEWTKLNTLDRKSDKLERTETILPKTKIKDEDVDQQLRKSVSKGADFTDLFSRKSQDDLLETSWTSEEPTRNKSRLKSVESSSQRDIFFNKEQIPPTSMKEPHTAEQLEDMFEIDVKLPTTNVELYSPSSPAPSQKSETFQDVEHFGNDNSSSLILKENLTQDKLKKESAIVSDEESISNIPLQIKYREGKYSKSSMMKEEFEEILGIQTDDQSAQKMFLTKGSESSLADLPINEPCLDTSNCKPLRMDIFAEYESDECRSKLNAKTTEAVVSNSSKSEESTEGKAALKLIPKQLLIRRNNERVKAKLISDDPMQHAAALLTIQKKLRESHAVRNDMQSVPCEDSANDFKMECEKPATVDKKMVGDVAPAEQTTDADVKVDSKDLSATAKTLITPASESPGAVKVDFNRVEEFKSSEKEGSKEEEVKKTRFSVKDVSDTETQIRSPSREQRKRSPSKKESEKRVSDRGKEKRDKKFDDRERSERRDSRSSKQDYSEKRRSSPSNSRRRRRSVSPRTSWERERSRSESHSRSWSRSRSKSPKRKDGSFLSRDKRSSRLDEERSRSKADDRRDRSTRTPPRSNTVSYNKDHFKKYGSSKDRDDWNRRKYDSMERDREKEGRPYDPMEVLRERNADADRHREGRFRGDETDRSYWPYESENIPRDRNESLESYPNGQDLDLDYEEKVYYRDDSIERDIMEGPLRSASKFPQRRSISGSRRDRQWEKDRESMDLDRHGHSRRPEKPAPLRGRTSPRPRRSSPRVSHDRFRRGSRSRSRSWSRSRSRSRTRSRSRSTSRSRSLRSRSRSRSRSGSRSRTRSTSGSRLRSPDHGLRIPERLRSSRSPSVGRGRAGESSRERKDEHDNRKLDSCSERGRRIETIVQSVSGLARDSAVLDSEMHMADNMETVAAGFQYPNENEVGNEYYYSENNLTYPPCIDDSATSSPKRLSLDDRLELELGIKKQQDTAGVASDYPDNFNSNVCYSSSPQQQQQMLYRQQPTVLQVGNVLQVVPADFNGVPTAHREPTSSSTAPIVRGSSQVVRVGNVLQVVPTSLDWSGGQPSSVEQPAGIMYSATVPQPSPIPSASISVPVPVPVPMPVPVPTISASTPVPALSPVALPLAVPVPVPGPVPLPVTPAVFPRTEVPTPKTPVQPVYNYEVILETRRKEREERKRLREMRRKEKERRRIERINRRALRMLEKSTMRQIDSGQTNSSSMDPAVLKALRETDEQAETEEQPVSVTSEKEEGASIAALAASTEEEDVPVDDDEEEEEEEEPEVEDDEEDEEEPEEDEEEDEEDDEKSSSRISNRRTEVDDAAVAATSEMSKFNLETETTDWPDLPPPPLKGILVAPGFRRSLVPNGNLDELSTPENESDDNGEKEWLDIDKTNESNKEEMGENKSSKSKAQVKIKSKTLKLSIRRRSKKSVQFADGIKPGEGTSPSGGEGDMPSPPPPTAVITRDGVREIRRSSSRKSRKQEKRSRPPKTKKKVKVKIIKLKKPRVTPLTAMMMDDSDELDDRSPPPPPPGSPPPPHLWPSYLSAYNSITRPAEAQSTSSTVINAVQAPPPPTPLPLLIPPPPLNYTIQPCSKA, from the exons ATGACAGAGACAGACATGGTCGATTCTCTTCAAG AGTCGGAAAAGAAGGCTGTCGACACAATGTCACAGTCAGAAGATGTCTATGCTCCAGAGGAACCAACTCCAGACATTCCGATATCGCTGCTCGATATACAAATGCCTGAAACACCAGAAAGCACAAAAGGCCAGATCAGCGATGGAGATATGCCCAGGTTGGAAAGTCCCAGACTGCTTAAGCCTGTACTAGGAAAAGTGCAGGCCAAGAAAAGATTGATGGCATTTGTGAATAAGTTCAATGTCCTACCAAAGGTTCCGAATAAATCTGCATTACTTCAGGCATACTCTACTAAAGCATCCAAGACTAAATCGGGTGACGACAAATCGTTGCAAAATGATTCAAGTACAAGTTTAAGCGTCGACTCCGATTCTGTACAACAGTTCCATAGTCGACATTCAGGCAGTGGCAAATCTAAGAAGAAAACAG AGGAAAAGATATTGGCTATCGAAGAAATCAGAAGGGAAGAGTCTAAAAGTAAAATGTTATTAGCAGAAGCTATGGCTGCAG CTAGTTTAGAGGAAGAGAATTTTGTAAATAGAAATGGACAgaatttattagaaaatgtAAAGAGCATAAGAGATAGAAATAAACAGGATGACAATGTGTCTCGTAAAAGCAGTTCGAAATCATTTATGGAGAACAAATATTCTGAGAG GAGACGATATGGTAGAGAAGAACGAAGGGACAGCAGAAATAGAGAATCGAAAGATTACAATAGCGGTAGAGAACGATATTACAAGGGCAGAGATCAGCGTAGGAAACAGAAAGATAAAAAGGatgataaaaataaaggagacgaTGTAAGTAGATATGAAGAAAGCCGCGATAGAAGAGAGGACGAGAAAGACAGAAAAGATGACGATAAAGACAGGTGGGAGGATGTGAGGGAAAAGAAAGGGGCGAAAGAAAAACGGGAAAGCGTTAGAGAAAAGAGAAGCCTCTCAAGAGAGAAAAGTTCAGAAGTCAAAGATAagaaggagaaagaaagagacaagGACAAAGGAAAAGAGAAAGATATCATGAATTTGTCTTCGTGGTCAGAGCTGAAGAAGTGTGGTATAACGATGGATGACATCATAGACATCAGAAGGCGCGATTACTCGGACCGATTAATGAAGAATAG AACAGCCGAAGATTACATACGTTACTTTGACCAAATGTTGCTGTTAAATGACTGCCGTTTAAAACGGTACGCTTTCACTGCCGAGGGACTGGATGGACCCAAAGAATACCCGCCTGAATCAGTCAGAGTGACCAAAAGAGGAAGACCTCAAGTGCTTTATTCGGAGAATCCTCGCACCTCGCTCTTCCTGAGTCACGAACAGATCCTCCAGACCGTCGCCGGTGATCGACGCGAAAAAATGCGGGAGATATGTGAAACGGATATTGCACG AGACAATGCAGAAGTCGCTGAGAAGCCTGCGCGTGTTCGCAACTGGTATCCAAAAGCGGGCATATGTAAGGCCAGCGAGAAGGTGAAGTGGCAGTTCCCAGTCAACGTGCAATTGCCTAGATCGAAATGGGATAGCGAGGACGAGGACAGGTTGTCCAATGAGGTAGAAcgagaagcagaagaagaagaagaagaatgcgAAGCAAAATCAGTCGACATAGAGCGAG ATCAAGAGACATTTTCTTTGCGATCGAGCATAATAGAGGAGAACGCCAAAAACGATAAGACAGCCGACAACGAAGATACTGAATTGTGCATCGCCAAGATTGTTGACAATGACAATAGACAATCAACGTCCCCGCTGCTACAGTCTACGGGCGACGAAAAATTAGCGTCGGAATACGAGCAATTTATGAAGATGGTTTGCACCGATATCCCAACGTCGAAGGAGTTCTCTCCGAATACGGTTCCAACGAAGTCCACTTCGCCATTGAGCTACCACGATTTTAACATAGAAACTAATTTATCAGAAGACAATAATTTTGCGTTCGCAGAACGCGGCGAGAAACCAGAAAAAGTTAACACGAGCAACGAAGACACGCTCAGCAGTAAGGAGACCCGTCAGAATGTTGAAGTGCCGGAAGTTGAAGAAGATCAAGCGTCTTCGTCTGGTTCTCGCATCCAGGCGCAGCAAAGCGAAGCAGTGGGAGAAAAGAGCGAATCCGATGATTCCAGATCGATTCCTAGCGACTGGGAGAACGTTCGAATCAAAGTAGAACGTTTGAGCGACGAGAACTCGGATTCAAGAGAGGTCCGGAAGAAAAAACGCCGAAAGAAGGTGACATCTAGCAGCGATTCATCCAGCACGACCAGTTCATCGGACTCGGAGGAGGAAGtgaaaaagagaagaagaaaacgGAAGTTGTCGGACGATTACACCAGCGCCTCGGACTCCAACAGCAGTGAGAGCAGCAGCAGTAGCAGCGATTCTTCCAGTTCGGACGACAAACGGAAGAAGAGAAGGAAGAAAAAGCGCAAGGcagagaagagaaagaagaaggcGAAACGGATAGCCAAAACGAAGAAGAAGCGAAGAAGAAAAGTCAGTGTCGATTCCAGCAACAGTAACTCGTCCGACAACCGGAAGAAAAAGAAAGCAGCGAGCAAGAAAGCCAAAGAAAAGCGGGAACACGTCGAGAAGGAAAATGAGAACGGTGATACGATACAAAAGTCGCCTTTGCAGCCCTCCTCGCCGGTGAAGAAGATCAAAGAAGAAAGGAAAGCTGAGTCTAGAAAGAGATCCGTAGAGAAGCACGATCTTTGGAGCAAGGAGCAAGAATTGATGCGAAATGTTATATCCGACAGTGGTAACAAAGCTCATAAGAACGAGGAGAAGAGGAATAAACCCGAAGAGACATACTTGGAGGAATGGGAAGTGGATTCCGTGATTATGGCGCAGCAGAAGGGGGAGAGAATGTCGAAGAGTGGCATGGACAAGATAGAGACTGTCGGGGACGATTTTCGAAAGGCAGACAAGAAGGACGAGCGGGTTAAGAAGGATGAGAGGAGCAAGAAGGATGAACGTCTGAAGGAGAAGTGTTCGGGTATTGTTAAAGAGATTATACAACCTGGTACGACCATTGAAGAGGAGATCGatgtaaagaagaaaaagaagaaggacAAAGAGAGCAGCAAAAGCAGCAATGAATTTTTAGCCGATTGGGAGAAACTGGAGAAgcagaaaaaggaaaaatgggGAGAGACTGAATTTGATACGCTGAACGTACTGTCTCTGACCCAACTCGAGAGAGAGGTGAACAAGAGGCAGCTGTTGGCGGACGAGTGGGAAGTCGACAGTTTGGAAGCTGTGCCGGATTTGCTGGTTAACAAGAAGAAGCCCGCGCGCACTTCGAAGAAAGTGGAGAAAGAGGTTCGATACGACAAAAAGACGGATACGTACATCTCCATAGATAAAGAAACATCTAGGGAAAGCAAAAAGAGACAGGACAGGCTCTCGGCGATGAGAATCTGGGAAGAAGAGCAAGAGGAAGGCGAACGAGAAGCCATGATGCTCATGGAACAGAAACACAAGCGGAAGAGGGATGAGTGGGACATAGAGGAGGAGACCTATTTGCGTGAGAAAGAGGAACGCAAGGATAGcatagaaaaaaatatccccGCGATTGATAGTATTCATAAGGAAATAAGTGCAGCCGACAGCGACGTCGATGCATGTGCGAAGCAGGATGCAATTGCTGCGAGAAAGAACAAAAAGAGCCGCTGGGATATAGCGTCGCAAGCCGAGGAGAAGATAGAACTCAAAGCTCCGGTTATGTGGGAAGAAGAGTGTGCAGAATGGACGAAGCTAAATACACTCGACCGTAAAAGTGATAAGTTAGAGCGCACTGAAACCATTTTACCTAAAACCAAAATAAAAGACGAAGACGTTGATCAACAGCTAAGAAAATCTGTGTCGAAGGGTGCGGATTTTACTGATCTGTTCTCGAGGAAGTCTCAGGATGACCTGTTGGAAACATCGTGGACCTCGGAAGAGCCCACGAGAAACAAGTCACGTCTGAAAAGCGTAGAAAGCAGTTCTCAGAGAGACATATTCTTCAACAAGGAGCAAATACCTCCGACGAGCATGAAGGAGCCACATACTGCCGAGCAACTGGAAGATATGTTCGAGATAGACGTAAAGTTACCTACCACAAATGTAGAATTGTACAGCCCTAGCTCTCCGGCACCGTCTCAGAAGTCTGAG ACGTTTCAGGATGTGGAACACTTTGGAAACGACAATTCAAGTTCCTTGATTCTCAAGGAAAACCTGACTCAAGATAAGTtgaagaaagagagcgctattgTATCTGACGAAGAATCCATTTCGAATATACCTCTCCAGATCAAGTACCGCGAAGGAAAGTATTCAAAGTCTTCTATGATGAAGGAAGAATTCGAAGAAATTCTAGGGATACAGACGGACGATCAGTCGGCCCAAAAGATGTTCCTAACGAAAGGGTCGGAGTCTTCTCTCGCTGATCTCCCCATCAACGAACCATGTCTTGACACCAGCAACTGCAAACCATTGCGGATGGATATATTCGCCGAATACGAATCCGATGAGTGTCGCAGTAAACTGAATGCTAAAACTACTGAGGCGGTGGTGTCCAACAGCTCCAAAAGTGAAGAATCGACAGAGGGAAAAGCAGCTTTGAAGCTGATTCCCAAACAGCTGCTTATACGTCGGAACAACGAACGTGTGAAGGCGAAACTGATCTCGGACGACCCTATGCAACATGCTGCTGCCCTTTTAACAATTCAGAAAAAGCTCAGAGAGTCTCACGCCGTGAGGAACGACATGCAGAGTGTTCCTTGCGAGGACTCTGCTAACGATTTCAAAATGGAATGTGAGAAACCGGCCACAGTAGACAAAAAAATGGTCGGGGATGTCGCCCCTGCCGAGCAAACTACCGACGCTGATGTTAAAGTGGACTCCAAAGATTTATCTGCAACAGCGAAAACATTAATTACGCCCGCATCAGAATCACCGGGAGCCGTGAAGGTCGATTTCAACCGTGTAGAAGAGTTCAAGTCCAGCGAGAAAGAGGGTAGCAAAGAGGAAGAGGTTAAGAAAACTAGGTTCAGCGTGAAAGACGTTAGTGATACCGAGACTCAGATCAGATCGCCCAGTAGGGAACAAAGAAAAAGAAGTCCGAGTAAAAAGGAAAGTGAGAAACGAGTTAGTGATCGTGGCAAAGAAAAGAGAGACAAGAAGTTTGATGatagagagaggagcgaaaggagaGACAGTAGAAGCTCGAAGCAGGATTACTCTGAAAAGAGAAGATCCAGTCCGTCGAATAGTCGCAGGAGACGAAGAAGCGTTAGTCCGCGTACGTcttgggaaagagagagaagtcgCAGCGAGAGTCATAGTCGTAGCTGGAGTAGAAGCAGAAGCAAGAGTCCAAAGAGGAAAGACGGATCATTTTTGAGCAGAGATAAGAGGAGTAGCAGGCTCGATGAAGAAAGATCTAGGTCGAAAGCAGACGATAGGAGGGACAGGTCTACTAGGACTCCTCCCAGATCCAACACTGTCTCATATAACAAAG ACCACTTCAAAAAGTATGGTTCCTCTAAAGACCGTGATGATTGGAATAGAAGAAAGTACGATTCCATGGAAAGAGACAGAGAAAAGGAGGGAAGGCCATACGATCCAATGGAAGTTCTAAGGGAGAGGAACGCAGATGCTGATAGACATAGGGAAGGTAGATTTCGAGGGGACGAAACGGACAGATCCTACTGGCCCTACGAATCTGAAAACATCCCACGAGATAGAAACGAGTCGTTGGAGTCTTATCCCAATGGTCAGGATTTGGATCTTGATTATGAGGAGAAGGTTTATTACAGAGATGACAGTATCGAAAGGGACATCATGGAAGGTCCTCTTCGATCTGCATCTAAATTCCCACAAAG GCGAAGCATATCTGGCTCGAGAAGAGACAGACAATGGGAGAAGGACAGAGAGTCAATGGATCTAGATAGACATGGTCACTCCAGGAGACCGGAAAAGCCGGCGCCGTTGAGAGGTCGTACTTCACCTCGGCCAAGACGTTCCTCGCCGAGAGTGTCTCACGATCGTTTCAGACGTGGATCGAGATCACGGTCCAGATCATGGTCTAGGTCGAGATCTAGGTCGAGAACACGGTCGCGTTCACGGTCAACATCGAGATCAAGGTCGCTGCGATCTAGGTCACGATCGAGATCCAGATCAGGATCGCGATCACGGACCAGATCCACTTCTGGGTCTAGACTGAGGAGTCCGGATCATGGTTTGAGGATACCCGAACGATTGCGCTCGTCCAG ATCACCCTCTGTGGGAAGAGGCAGAGCCGGCGAGAGCTCGAGGGAAAGGAAGGATGAACACGATAATAGAAAGCTAGACAGCTGCAGCGAAAGGGGTAGACGCATTGAAACAATCGTTCAGTCAGTTTCCGGGCTGGCTAGGGACTCAGCCGTGTTAGACTCGGAAATGCACATGGCCGACAATATGGAGACGGTCGCGGCTGGTTTCCAATATCCCAACGAGAACGAAGTTGGAAACGAATACTATTATAGCGAGAATAACTTGACTTATCCTCCGTGCATTGACGACTCAGCCACGAGCTCGCCGAAACGTTTGTCCCTCGATGATAG GCTGGAACTCGAACTGGGAATTAAAAAGCAACAGGACACCGCAGGAGTAGCCTCGGATTATCCCGATAACTTCAATTCTAATGTCTGCTATTCATCCTCGcctcaacagcaacaacaaatgCTCTACCGACAACAGCCTACCGTGTTACAA GTGGGCAACGTGTTGCAAGTTGTGCCAGCAGACTTTAATGGGGTCCCGACAGCGCACAGGGAACCCACGAGTTCCTCAACAGCTCCAATAGTGAGAGGTTCGAGTCAGGTAGTGCGcgtaggtaatgttctccaagtAGTACCCACGTCGTTAGACTGGAGTGGCGGGCAACCTTCGTCAGTGGAGCAACCGGCGGGGATAATGTACTCTGCGACAGTTCCACAGCCTTCTCCAATTCCTTCAGCCTCCATATCCGTACCTGTTCCAGTTCCTGTGCCCATGCCTGTGCCTGTACCCACTATAAGCGCATCCACGCCTGTACCTGCACTGTCCCCGGTTGCACTGCCACTTGCTGTTCCTGTACCGGTCCCCGGACCTGTTCCGCTTCCTGTGACGCCAGCGGTGTTCCCCAGAACGGAAGTGCCGACGCCAA AAACACCAGTTCAGCCAGTGTACAATTACGAGGTCATATTAGAGACTCGGCGCAAAGAAAGGGAGGAACGAAAACGATTGAGGGAGATGAGGAGGAAGGAGAAGGAGCGAAGACGGATAGAAAGAATCAACCGTCGCGCCCTTCGGATGCTAGAGAAGAGCACCATGCGCCAGATCGACAGTGGTCAAACGAATTCCTCGAGTATGGATCCAGCAGTGTTAAAGGCTCTTCGAGAAACCGATGAGCAAGCCGAAACGGAAGAGCAACCTGTTTCTGTGACTTCTGAAAAGGAAGAAGGCGCGTCGATTGCTGCGCTAGCTGCTTCAACGGAGGAGGAAGACGTACCTGTCGACGACgatgaagaggaagaagaggaggaagaaccTGAAGTGGAGGACGACGAGGAAGATGAAGAGGAACCAGAGGAAGACGAGGAAGAGGATGAGGAAGACGATGAAAAATCGTCCTCGAGGATAAGCAATCGACGCACCGAAGTGGACGATGCTGCTGTAGCAGCGACTTCTGAAATGAGCAAATTCAACCTTGAAACGGAGACGACAGATTGGCCAGATTTGCCTCCGCCGCCTCTTAAAGGAATTTTAGTCGCTCCAGGCTTCAG aagATCTCTGGTGCCTAATGGTAACCTGGATGAATTATCCACCCCTGAAAATGAGAGCGACGACAATGGAGAGAAAGAAtggttggacatagacaaaacCAACGAATCCAATAAAGAGGAGATGGGAGAGAATAAGTCGAGTAAGTCGAAGGCTCAAGTCAAGATCAAGTCGAAAACGTTGAAGCTAAGCATAAGGAGGCGGAGTAAGAAGTCCGTTCAATTCGCGGACGGTATCAAACCTGGAGAGGGTACGAGTCCTAGTGGAGGTGAAGGGGACATGCCTTCTCCTCCACCTCCTACGGCTGTGATCACCCGGGATGGGGTCCGTGAAATTCGAAGGTCCAGCTCTAGGAAGAGCAGGAAGCAAGAAAAAAGGAGTCGACCGCCTAAGACCAAGAAGAAAGTGAAG GTGAAGATCATCAAACTGAAGAAGCCACGCGTCACTCCCTTAACGGCGATGATGATGGACGATTCGGACGAGTTGGACGACCGATCtccgccaccaccaccgccaggATCGCCGCCACCCCCGCATCTATGGCCAAGTTATCTTTCAGCTTACAATTCCATCACTCGACCCGCCGAAGCTCAATCTACGTCGTCTACGGTTATTAACGCTGTTCAGGCTCCTCCACCACCAACGCCCTTGCCTCTTCTAATTCCCCCACCGCCTCTGAATTATACGATACAACCTTGTAGCAAAGCATAG